A window from Myripristis murdjan chromosome 11, fMyrMur1.1, whole genome shotgun sequence encodes these proteins:
- the LOC115367284 gene encoding relaxin-3 receptor 1-like produces MSNSDFKKLEFYNNILNMCREDPSCNDSQLVFHNNSLIYDLDFMGDGSPWLRIVFSVVYFVVATAGILGNLLVMFLLYFTHTITTGTINFFVFNLALADLLFSMALPFWAMDNALDYSWPFGLATCKAVSLLTGLNVYASCFFLTAMSLTRYCSVATALRPTASICSSFCSSQVAAVLIWGGALVAAAPRAIFADISRVGMGNDTACLLRFPAGTAWLGINQLLRVFFGFLLPYTIIILSYLLLLRFLCRHKLKSVNPRRKAHVSKSVAVVVLSFCTCWFPYNIMTFWGALIQLDIADISSSFYLAQTYFFPLANCLAFTSSCLNPVIYCLVRKEYRAVLRNLALKLAMAAMSKRCLHKINSDDGQGQAGNLAIPLNNMDSQTVQSDTKRLAPLSTIPSHPSTP; encoded by the coding sequence ATGTCTAACAGTGACTTCAAAAAACTTGAGTTCTACAACAACATCCTAAACATGTGCAGAGAAGACCCATCCTGCAATGACTCCCAGCTGGTTTTCCACAACAACAGCTTGATCTATGACCTGGATTTTATGGGTGATGGCTCCCCCTGGCTACGGATTGTATTCTCTGTGGTGTATTTTGTTGTGGCTACTGCTGGAATATTGGGGAACCTGCTGGTGATGTTCCTGTTGTATTTCACTCACACCATCACCACAGGCACCATTAATTTCTTTGTGTTCAACCTAGCTTTGGCTGACCTACTTTTCTCCATGGCCTTGCCGTTTTGGGCAATGGACAATGCTCTGGACTACAGCTGGCCCTTTGGTTTGGCCACATGTAAGGCTGTATCATTACTTACAGGACTTAATGTCTATGCTAGCTGCTTCTTCCTGACAGCAATGAGTTTGACCAGGTACTGCTCTGTGGCAACAGCATTGAGACCCACTGCCTCCATATGCAGCAGCTTTTGCAGTTCTCAGGTGGCTGCCGTGCTTATCTGGGGTGGGGCACTTGTAGCTGCGGCACCCCGAGCCATATTTGCAGACATCAGCCGTGTGGGCATGGGCAATGACACAGCATGCCTGCTCCGTTTCCCAGCTGGTACAGCCTGGCTTGGGATAAATCAGCTCCTGAGAGTGTTTTTTGGGTTTCTGCTCCCCTATACCATTATCATTCTGTCCTATTTGCTTCTGCTACGCTTCCTCTGTCGCCATAAACTGAAAAGTGTCAACCCGCGGCGAAAGGCCCATGTTTCTAAGTCTGTGGCCGTAGTAGTCCTTTCGTTCTGTACCTGCTGGTTCCCATACAACATCATGACCTTCTGGGGGGCCCTGATCCAGCTTGACATTGCAGACATCAGTTCATCATTCTACTTGGCTCAAACATACTTCTTCCCTCTGGCTAACTGCTTGGCTTTCACCAGCAGCTGCCTCAACCCCGTCATCTACTGCCTGGTTCGCAAAGAATATCGTGCGGTCCTCCGTAATCTGGCCTTGAAATTAGCTATGGCTGCTATGTCCAAGAGATGTCTGCATAAAATTAACTCTGATGACGGACAAGGACAAGCTGGGAATTTGGCCATTCCGCTCAACAACATGGACAGCCAGACAGTCCAATCAGACACAAAGAGATTAGCACCGTTGTCCACAATTCCATCCCATCCTTCAACCCCATAA